The proteins below come from a single Mesobacillus jeotgali genomic window:
- a CDS encoding helix-turn-helix transcriptional regulator yields MTRDEIISRVSEKIRVLRAEVGYTQDKMADIIGISKKTLVQIEKGRAQAGWSTVVAIAALFRETETIQFLFGNEPLEVLETIAHEGTDYRKEKTLGGKVWWREVSRVGGFVMQQNILSQHYRILDQDDFRIFSSFEEKETMERLEEIAAEALKG; encoded by the coding sequence ATGACCAGGGATGAAATCATAAGCAGGGTATCGGAAAAAATAAGAGTACTGCGAGCAGAAGTTGGTTACACACAGGATAAAATGGCTGATATTATCGGAATCTCCAAAAAGACGCTTGTCCAGATTGAAAAGGGCAGGGCTCAAGCCGGCTGGTCGACAGTCGTGGCCATAGCAGCTCTTTTCAGGGAAACAGAGACTATCCAGTTTTTGTTCGGCAATGAACCACTAGAGGTACTTGAAACCATTGCCCATGAAGGTACAGATTATCGTAAAGAAAAAACATTAGGCGGCAAAGTCTGGTGGCGCGAAGTATCAAGGGTTGGCGGATTTGTCATGCAGCAGAACATCCTTAGCCAGCATTACAGGATTTTGGATCAAGATGATTTCCGGATATTCAGCAGCTTTGAAGAAAAAGAGACAATGGAGCGGTTAGAAGAAATTGCAGCTGAAGCATTGAAGGGATAA
- a CDS encoding histidine kinase N-terminal domain-containing protein yields the protein MLPITDNRLLSFLTSEKENLIADWTEKIIVSEDDPYKEKISKNAERMYAVILSVFSRTSEELEEHIQELAFMVGEERVRADINIGDFVYNVNSGRSVLYKHLHKMNMEWTEMQEAINSINYCFDTFLYYAVSYYNEQKNKIIEEKNQFIDSTHKDRLTLLGQMTSSFIHEFRNPLTSIQGFIQLLRSEHQDMKYLDIISSELEQLNFRISQFLLLSKKELIGKEKTHFSLNKMIDEVLNFLYPSILDTNVRVIKEVAEDMDLYGYADEIRQVLINIIFNAIDVLSQYRDDPQIEIKGFFVNDTHIKIEISNNGPIIPDHLLKTIFEPFVTTKTLGTGLGLFVCREIIEKHKGILACSSEPDKTSFIMLLPLTRIEI from the coding sequence ATGCTGCCAATTACGGATAACCGATTGCTTAGCTTCCTGACTAGTGAAAAAGAAAACCTGATAGCTGACTGGACGGAAAAAATAATCGTCTCAGAAGATGATCCATATAAAGAGAAAATAAGCAAGAACGCTGAGAGAATGTATGCAGTCATTCTCTCGGTGTTTTCTAGGACAAGCGAAGAATTGGAAGAACATATTCAGGAGCTTGCTTTCATGGTCGGAGAAGAACGGGTTCGTGCTGACATTAACATTGGCGATTTTGTCTATAATGTCAATTCCGGACGCTCCGTTTTATATAAACATCTTCATAAAATGAATATGGAATGGACAGAAATGCAAGAGGCCATCAACTCGATCAATTACTGTTTCGATACCTTTTTATATTACGCTGTATCCTATTATAATGAACAGAAAAACAAGATTATCGAGGAAAAGAACCAGTTCATCGATTCAACGCATAAAGACAGGCTGACATTGCTTGGGCAAATGACGTCTAGCTTCATCCATGAATTCCGCAATCCGTTGACTTCTATTCAGGGCTTCATCCAGCTCTTGAGATCTGAACACCAAGATATGAAGTATCTCGATATCATCTCAAGCGAGCTTGAGCAGCTGAATTTCCGAATTTCACAATTCTTGCTGCTGTCAAAAAAAGAGCTGATTGGAAAAGAAAAGACACATTTCTCTTTAAATAAAATGATTGATGAGGTTTTAAATTTCCTATATCCCAGCATCCTTGACACGAATGTCCGCGTGATCAAAGAGGTAGCAGAGGATATGGATTTGTACGGCTATGCTGATGAAATCAGGCAGGTCCTCATCAACATCATCTTTAATGCCATTGACGTATTGAGCCAATACCGTGATGACCCACAGATTGAAATCAAAGGATTTTTCGTGAATGATACCCATATCAAAATAGAAATTTCGAATAATGGGCCAATCATACCCGACCATTTGCTAAAAACCATCTTTGAGCCATTCGTCACGACCAAAACACTTGGAACCGGACTTGGGTTGTTCGTCTGCAGGGAAATAATCGAAAAGCATAAAGGCATACTTGCCTGTTCATCAGAACCTGACAAGACGTCTTTCATTATGCTGCTGCCTTTGACAAGAATCGAAATCTGA
- a CDS encoding universal stress protein yields the protein MAGIKKVVLAYDDSEGSKKALQLAKEFTIEKDGVKLYVGHVYEEEVKSELVETTERPIEHLPINNFPADGIQVPPLAMEQGALDKSEHSIITHSSEQAFNNAKAELDALHIDTEYSILEGSPSESIVEYAKDVEADLIIIGQSGKEGIKRKLLGGVSQKVANNAHCHVLIAK from the coding sequence ATGGCTGGAATAAAAAAAGTGGTTCTCGCTTACGACGATTCTGAAGGCAGCAAAAAAGCCCTTCAGCTGGCAAAGGAGTTCACTATTGAAAAAGATGGGGTCAAATTATATGTAGGGCATGTTTATGAAGAGGAAGTCAAGAGTGAACTGGTTGAAACGACTGAGCGTCCCATTGAGCATCTGCCCATCAACAACTTTCCGGCAGATGGCATCCAGGTCCCTCCACTGGCTATGGAGCAAGGTGCACTTGATAAATCTGAGCATTCAATCATAACCCACAGCTCTGAACAAGCCTTCAATAACGCAAAAGCTGAACTTGATGCGCTTCACATCGACACTGAATACTCCATCCTGGAAGGAAGCCCATCCGAGAGTATTGTGGAGTACGCAAAGGACGTAGAGGCTGATTTGATCATCATTGGCCAGTCCGGAAAAGAAGGCATCAAGCGCAAGCTTCTTGGTGGAGTAAGCCAAAAGGTTGCCAATAACGCTCACTGCCATGTACTTATCGCTAAATAA
- the thiT gene encoding energy-coupled thiamine transporter ThiT, with protein sequence MKQKQTLFLVEIAVFSALAYLLDLFSGFLFSRIWPQGGSVSIAMVPVFLMAFRWGIKGGAITGLLLGLLQFILGFSQIYHPVQGFIDYVVAFTVLGAAGIFARQIKENIQNGNKTKWIGLIIAGTFIGSLLRFIAHFFSGWIFFGVWAPEGQPAWLYSIIYNGTYMIPSMILSAIIIILVIGYAPSRMVKSTPVSNKM encoded by the coding sequence ATGAAACAAAAACAAACTCTCTTTTTAGTGGAAATAGCCGTATTTTCCGCACTGGCTTATTTGCTTGATTTATTTTCCGGATTTTTATTTTCAAGAATCTGGCCCCAGGGAGGATCAGTGTCGATTGCGATGGTGCCTGTATTCCTGATGGCGTTCCGCTGGGGAATAAAAGGCGGCGCAATAACCGGGCTGCTGCTCGGACTTTTGCAATTCATCCTTGGCTTCTCGCAAATATACCACCCTGTACAGGGATTCATTGATTATGTGGTTGCATTTACTGTACTGGGAGCTGCCGGTATTTTTGCGAGGCAGATCAAGGAAAATATCCAGAATGGAAATAAGACAAAGTGGATTGGTTTGATCATCGCCGGTACCTTTATTGGAAGCTTGCTTCGCTTTATCGCTCATTTCTTTTCGGGCTGGATCTTTTTTGGAGTCTGGGCGCCAGAAGGACAGCCAGCGTGGCTTTATTCAATAATCTATAACGGTACCTATATGATTCCGAGCATGATCTTAAGTGCCATTATCATTATTCTGGTCATCGGCTACGCACCATCGAGAATGGTTAAGTCGACACCTGTAAGCAATAAAATGTAG
- a CDS encoding FeoB-associated Cys-rich membrane protein: MIANILIGGAIFGYAGWAFYRFIKKSKEGKCAACSIQSSCSTNCSVIKEEQIK, encoded by the coding sequence ATGATCGCAAACATTTTAATCGGCGGAGCCATATTCGGATATGCCGGCTGGGCCTTCTATCGATTCATCAAGAAATCAAAGGAAGGAAAATGTGCTGCCTGCTCCATCCAAAGCTCATGCTCAACCAACTGCAGTGTCATTAAGGAAGAACAAATAAAATAA
- the feoB gene encoding ferrous iron transport protein B, which translates to MNIALIGNPNTGKTSLFNNLTGSYEYVGNWSGVTVEKKVGLLKNGRDQLIDLPGVYTLNPLSKDEGVVTNFFLNEPFEKLLNILDASQLRRNLHLTMQLLEYGAPVIIGLNMLDVAKNRGIDIDIAKLSQSLGVAVAPVVARSGKGCNELAELVTGGVIGIGKSNLIYYGKAIEAGILELENKLAGKTQHPVRWLALQLFEGNPYVKSYLETILPSGEIDTLVNHVSISEQQNLGSKQALDQIIHRKRSEAIDKIVTEAATSTENKKIPLTEKVDMLVTNKFLGIPIFLVLMYMMFMLTFDWLGFPLSDALESFLSGPVTSGITAALSAAGASSFIQDLVLDGIVAGVGGVLVFVPQIFILFFFISLLEDSGYMARVALVMDRLMESVGLNGKAFIPMMIGFGCNVPGIMAARTIETPKERLMTILLTPLMSCSARLPVYALFVGAFFVEYKATVVLSLYVLGVVLALLLAKVFSKTLLKGETSVFVIELPPYRLPQARALWRSTWDKGKGFVKKAGTFIFAGSVLIWLLAYAGPEGVNVSMDDSYLAVLGGIFAPLFAPIGFGTWQASASLFTGFLAKEAIISTMNIIYFVPDEASLQGLLAAHYTPLAAYSFMAFILLYVPCLATVATIYKETASKRWTAFSITYALVIAYALSLVIYQGGKLLGLT; encoded by the coding sequence ATGAATATTGCGCTCATTGGCAATCCAAACACTGGAAAAACATCATTGTTTAATAACTTAACAGGTTCCTATGAATATGTCGGCAACTGGAGCGGGGTAACGGTCGAAAAGAAAGTTGGATTACTTAAAAATGGCAGGGACCAGCTTATTGACCTTCCCGGGGTGTATACCCTCAATCCACTTTCTAAAGATGAAGGTGTTGTAACGAATTTCTTCCTGAATGAACCATTCGAAAAACTTCTCAATATCCTGGACGCTTCTCAGTTAAGGCGCAATCTCCACCTTACTATGCAGCTGTTGGAATACGGTGCACCTGTCATTATTGGCTTAAACATGCTGGATGTGGCTAAAAACCGTGGTATTGACATTGATATTGCTAAACTGTCTCAATCATTGGGCGTGGCAGTAGCACCTGTTGTTGCCAGGTCAGGAAAAGGGTGTAATGAACTTGCAGAGCTGGTGACTGGCGGAGTTATTGGTATCGGGAAGTCGAATCTCATTTATTATGGAAAAGCGATTGAAGCGGGCATCCTGGAGCTTGAGAACAAACTGGCCGGAAAGACGCAACACCCGGTTCGATGGCTTGCACTTCAGCTGTTTGAAGGCAATCCCTATGTGAAAAGCTATTTAGAAACTATTTTGCCATCGGGTGAGATTGACACCTTGGTTAACCATGTTTCTATTTCTGAACAGCAAAACTTGGGCAGCAAACAAGCGCTTGACCAGATCATCCATCGAAAACGCAGTGAAGCGATTGATAAAATAGTAACAGAGGCAGCCACCTCAACGGAAAATAAAAAGATTCCATTGACAGAGAAGGTTGACATGCTCGTAACGAATAAATTCCTGGGAATCCCGATTTTTCTTGTACTGATGTACATGATGTTCATGCTTACCTTTGACTGGCTTGGCTTCCCGCTGTCAGACGCATTGGAATCTTTCCTGTCCGGACCAGTAACATCGGGAATCACAGCAGCACTGTCTGCAGCCGGTGCTTCATCATTCATCCAGGACCTGGTTCTTGATGGAATTGTAGCCGGGGTAGGGGGAGTCCTCGTCTTCGTGCCGCAAATCTTCATTTTGTTCTTCTTCATATCCTTGCTGGAGGATTCAGGGTATATGGCCCGTGTCGCGCTGGTTATGGACCGATTGATGGAATCCGTCGGTTTGAACGGAAAGGCATTCATTCCGATGATGATTGGATTTGGCTGTAATGTACCTGGCATCATGGCAGCAAGGACCATTGAGACACCGAAGGAAAGGCTGATGACCATACTGTTGACGCCGCTTATGTCATGCTCGGCGCGGCTGCCTGTTTACGCCTTGTTTGTCGGAGCGTTTTTTGTAGAATATAAAGCAACTGTTGTTCTGAGTTTGTATGTGTTGGGGGTAGTGCTCGCCCTTTTGCTGGCAAAGGTATTCTCGAAAACTCTATTGAAAGGTGAAACTTCAGTATTCGTCATTGAACTTCCGCCATACAGGCTGCCACAGGCGAGAGCACTTTGGAGAAGCACATGGGATAAAGGCAAGGGATTCGTTAAAAAGGCAGGAACATTTATTTTTGCCGGGTCCGTCTTGATCTGGCTGCTTGCCTATGCTGGACCGGAAGGCGTAAATGTAAGCATGGATGATAGCTATTTAGCGGTTCTTGGAGGTATTTTTGCACCGTTATTTGCCCCTATAGGCTTTGGGACTTGGCAGGCCAGTGCATCACTTTTCACCGGTTTCCTGGCAAAAGAAGCTATTATTTCAACGATGAACATCATTTACTTTGTACCTGATGAAGCGAGTTTGCAAGGCTTGCTTGCTGCTCATTACACACCATTAGCTGCATATAGCTTCATGGCATTTATCCTGTTATACGTTCCTTGCCTTGCAACTGTAGCAACCATTTATAAGGAAACTGCTTCCAAACGCTGGACAGCTTTTTCAATCACTTATGCTCTGGTTATCGCATACGCATTGTCTCTGGTTATTTATCAAGGCGGTAAGTTGTTAGGACTAACCTAA
- a CDS encoding FeoA family protein gives MLGKLKTGEKGRIMNIASADKFVRRRLLDLGIAEGSEVCVKCILPFGGPVMVESCGQCIGIRRKEALRIEVERV, from the coding sequence ATGCTGGGAAAATTAAAGACTGGTGAAAAAGGCCGGATCATGAATATTGCAAGTGCTGACAAATTTGTCAGAAGAAGATTGCTTGATTTGGGAATAGCAGAAGGCTCTGAAGTGTGCGTAAAATGCATACTGCCTTTTGGCGGCCCAGTCATGGTTGAATCCTGCGGGCAATGCATCGGTATCCGCCGCAAAGAAGCCCTAAGGATTGAAGTGGAGCGAGTATGA